ACAAGGAAAACGCCAGGCTGGCCGCCTGGATGTTCTCGCCCGGCGCCGCCGCGACCAGCTTGGGCAGGCCCTGCCCGCCCCACTCCACCGGATGCTGCAAGCCCTGCCAGCCGCCCGCGGCGTAATCCTTGAATCCCTGCGCGTAGCCCGGGGTAGTGGTGACGCTACCGTCTTTCCAGACCGGCGGCTGCGTATCGCCTGGCACGTTCAATGGCGCCACGGCCTGCTCGACGAAGCGGCCGTTCTCTTCCAGGATGGCATCCACCAGATCCGGCGTGACTTCTTCGAAGCCGGGCAGTTTCAGGACGTCATCAAGCCCTGCCAGCTTCAAGGCAAAGCGGAAGTCCTGCAGCGGGGTTACGTAGGGCATGGTGTCTCCGTGGGTAGGCCGTCTTCATATTGTTTGGCCTATCTTAAACCCTATGCCCGCCAGGGTCTCTCGACGCCCCCTAGTTCAGATGATGCGCCAGCGACACGATGATCGGACCCAGCACCGGCAGCAGCACGTTGGCGATGGCGTACGTCACCGTGTAGCCAAGTAGCGGCACTGAACTGCCGCTGGAGGTCAGGATGGCGCTGATGGCCGGTGTGCTGACGTGCTGACCGGCGATGGCGCCGACCAGCAAGGGACCTTCGATCTTCAGGATCTTGTGGCCCAGCCACAGCGACAGGCAGGCAGGCCCCAACGACACCAGCAGGCCGATGAGCGGCAGCACCGCGCCATGCTCGCGGATCAGCGCGATGGCTTCCGGACCCGCCGACAAGCCCACGCAAGCCACGAACACCGCCAGCCCCAGATCCTTCAGCAACTGCACGGCATGGTCCGGCATGTGGCCTATCGAGGGCCGCTTGGCGTTGATCCAGCCGCAGACCAGGCCGCTGACCAGCGCCCCGCCGCCGCTGCCCAGCGACACGGGGATGCCCCAGAGCCGCGCGCTCAGGCTGCCGATCAGCAAGCCGGCCAGAATGCCGAAAGCCAGGAACACCAGATCGGTCACGCCGCTGCGCCGCAACTCGTTGCCCAGCGCCGCGCCGGCCTGGGACAGTTCGGGCTCGGCGCCGACCAGCGTCACCAGGTCGCCATACTGCACCACGGTGGCTGGCGTGATCGGCAAGGAATGGCCGGAGCGTACGATGGACTGCAGGAACACGCCGCGCGCGCGTTGGGCGTTGGGCCGCTTCGCCAGTTCGCCTACGGTATGGCCGTTGACGGTCTTCTTGCTGACGATGACGGCCAGCTCGCTCAGCTGCAAGTCGTCGGCGTGCGCCTCCGGCAGCTGGATTTCGGGTCCGATGACGGAACCCGCGCGCAGCGCGAAGCGCCGCAGGCCCAGCACCACCACGATGTCGCCCGTGGCCAGCGTGTCGCCGGGCGTGGCGTCGACTGCCTCGCCATTGCGCAGGATGCGGCTGATGACCGTGCGTCCGCCCAGCGCGGCCTCCACTTCAGCCACGCTTTTGCCATCCGCGTCCTTGACCACGTGCGAGCGTCCCACCAGCCGCGGCAAGGTGGGCATGTTCGATTCTTCGCCTTCGCCGGCCGCCACGCCGAGCTTTTCCTCCAGCGCCTTGGAGGCTTCGCGCAAATTCATGCGCAGCAGCGCGGGCGCGATCTGGCTGGTGAAGAACACGATGCTGATCAAGCCGACCAGATAAGTCAGCGTATAGGCCGTGGCGATGTTGGCTTCCATGCGCTGGACCTCGGCGTCCGCCAGGCCCAGGTGCTTGAGCGCCTCGGCAGCCGTCCCGACCACGGCCGATTCAGTCGCCGCGCCTGCCGCAAGACCCGCCGCCGTTCCCGCATCCAGGCCGAACAGCGGCACCGCGGTCAGCACGATCGCCAGCACCAGCAAGGCTTCGATCAGCGGCAGCGCGATATAGCGCAGGCTGGAGCGATTCAGGTTGGCGAAGAACTGCGGCCCGCCCGAGTACCCCATCGCGAATATGAACAGGGCGAAGGCGACTTCCTTCAGGTCGCCGCGCATCTGGCAGCCGGTCTGGCCGATCAGCAGGGCGACGATGAGTGTTCCGCACACTCCGCCCAGCTGGATCGGCCCGACTTTGAGCTTGCCGATCAGGTATCCCAAGCCCACCGTCACGAACAGCACTGCGATGGGAACGCTATTGAAAAACCCGACCGTGCAAGTCATGTCGTCATGTCGCCCTGGAGGTTGCTGCCCGGCCCGCCTACTTGCGCGCCGCGGCCTTCTTGGCGGATTTCGCCGCCGTGCCGGCCTTCTTCACCGCTTTCTTCACCGCCTTCTTGGCCGCCGCGGTCTTGCCTGCGCTGCGCTTGGCCGCGGATGCCTTCACCGTCTGGCCCTTACCGGCCTTCGGGCCCGAACGCACCAGCTCGCCAGCCTTCCAGGCCTCGACGTACTCGGTCGCGGCTTCGACCATGTGCTTGCCGATCTTGGCGTAGTCGCCGTCGTCCAGGTTCGCCAGCGACACGCGGATCGACCAGGGCGGGCCGCCAAAGCCGCCGCCGTCCATCAGCACCACGCCGGATTTTTCCGCCAGGCGGAACAGGAAGTCGACCGGCTCGTAGTTGGACATCATGTACTTGCAGAACGCGTCCCCGTACGTGATCTTGGCCCAGACCATGAAATCCAGCTCGACGTAGTACCAGGCGCGCATCGGGTCTTCGGGCGGC
The sequence above is drawn from the Achromobacter xylosoxidans genome and encodes:
- the aspT gene encoding aspartate-alanine antiporter encodes the protein MTCTVGFFNSVPIAVLFVTVGLGYLIGKLKVGPIQLGGVCGTLIVALLIGQTGCQMRGDLKEVAFALFIFAMGYSGGPQFFANLNRSSLRYIALPLIEALLVLAIVLTAVPLFGLDAGTAAGLAAGAATESAVVGTAAEALKHLGLADAEVQRMEANIATAYTLTYLVGLISIVFFTSQIAPALLRMNLREASKALEEKLGVAAGEGEESNMPTLPRLVGRSHVVKDADGKSVAEVEAALGGRTVISRILRNGEAVDATPGDTLATGDIVVVLGLRRFALRAGSVIGPEIQLPEAHADDLQLSELAVIVSKKTVNGHTVGELAKRPNAQRARGVFLQSIVRSGHSLPITPATVVQYGDLVTLVGAEPELSQAGAALGNELRRSGVTDLVFLAFGILAGLLIGSLSARLWGIPVSLGSGGGALVSGLVCGWINAKRPSIGHMPDHAVQLLKDLGLAVFVACVGLSAGPEAIALIREHGAVLPLIGLLVSLGPACLSLWLGHKILKIEGPLLVGAIAGQHVSTPAISAILTSSGSSVPLLGYTVTYAIANVLLPVLGPIIVSLAHHLN